A genomic stretch from Arthrobacter sp. KBS0702 includes:
- a CDS encoding ABC transporter permease, with amino-acid sequence MNAVQRFIRSRVLLLTASILIVAMCLSVLVQGQSQAALNRTVDQNSRGLYDVLVQAKADDNGGLMQPEIATGQGGVSFEQLDAIRKLAGTSVAAPISLVSRVSQNLEAPRLDATDYLGYSAGLAGTAGDPSATDPSKWPAAESVLSATAKKYRLTASAVSSDGKSEQTLFKTTAEGTLGKAKLVEEQVAGGKNVRIAGPAGETGIKFPAPAGGSEHNLFNLSVSLPMAPQVTESVVAVDPVSERALLGGAGDFLAPLEKAPPADARNAGAIGRHFESLFTNGISMDQLKEGPDFLGVKLKYWAPLMSQYQQAKRAGQLTADSQAIPLIVRSGTSLDLKYSVKIEEIDAAGNVTKDVGTATRSLDKDYLPFVSKSPFALAWPGSKDFSQLMGDTGSFGQGLYNPATWSTDFAAAPKYKDGETAGNGAVDKSAVPGDWITVNRLPEKGANGAPVDQTQRTPVDERAYRDNLATGKKPATPLAMVYGTFDPAKVQAAAGDVNRLPLGGYDPTPMTLSKDAAGNDAGQTTLKPSLSGTGLVSQSAGAITDYYGLAAARGYEKNASVIDAVRVRAKVDGTWKQAQPEVEKLANQIRDMGLQATVVAGSAREDANIFVPGYSKDDAGKESPLGTVQQSWVRQDAADAVSGSLTGTNLTLLFLTLCGSALLTGASTVSYVRKRRREAGTLRAMGWTQRKIRSWVLAEFGVGAALLAVAGIALSLISWNPATAIVSASVLVLYCGAAYFAAQQLRHREVIDQEPQHDERLIPVDSPLTFASRQLSTNKFNTGSLAVAVGVFGAAVGGLAALLIDIPRAAGASALSGLAAASVALPSIVLGVSGVAVGLLLTMVTGRFELGAKRQYLGTLQAMGWNPDMLGQVRFFENAMVGTIALPLGILGALGISLLLAPYAAIWAGIAGLVAVLCWIPIATKVVQ; translated from the coding sequence ATGAACGCCGTCCAGAGGTTCATCAGAAGCAGAGTGCTTTTGCTGACCGCGTCCATTTTGATCGTGGCCATGTGCCTGTCCGTCCTGGTGCAGGGCCAGTCGCAGGCCGCGCTTAACCGCACCGTCGACCAGAACTCCCGCGGTCTCTACGACGTCCTCGTCCAGGCCAAGGCCGACGACAACGGCGGCCTGATGCAGCCCGAGATCGCCACCGGCCAGGGCGGGGTCAGCTTCGAGCAGCTGGACGCCATCCGCAAGCTCGCCGGCACCTCCGTCGCGGCTCCGATCAGCCTGGTGTCCCGCGTCTCACAGAATCTCGAGGCCCCGCGCCTCGACGCCACCGACTACCTCGGCTACAGTGCCGGCCTTGCCGGCACCGCCGGCGATCCCAGCGCCACCGATCCGTCCAAGTGGCCCGCGGCCGAGTCCGTGCTCAGCGCCACCGCCAAGAAGTACCGCCTCACCGCCAGCGCGGTGAGCTCTGACGGTAAGTCCGAGCAGACCCTGTTCAAAACCACTGCCGAAGGAACCCTCGGCAAAGCCAAGCTGGTCGAAGAGCAGGTCGCCGGCGGCAAGAACGTGCGGATCGCCGGCCCGGCAGGGGAGACCGGAATCAAGTTCCCGGCCCCTGCCGGCGGCTCAGAGCACAACCTTTTCAATCTCTCTGTCTCCCTGCCCATGGCGCCGCAGGTGACCGAATCCGTCGTCGCCGTCGACCCGGTTTCGGAGCGCGCGCTCCTGGGCGGCGCCGGGGACTTCCTCGCGCCGCTGGAGAAGGCACCCCCGGCCGATGCCCGCAACGCCGGCGCGATCGGCCGCCACTTCGAGAGCCTGTTCACCAACGGCATCAGCATGGACCAGCTCAAGGAAGGCCCCGACTTCCTCGGCGTCAAGCTCAAGTACTGGGCGCCCCTGATGTCCCAGTACCAGCAGGCCAAGCGGGCCGGGCAGCTGACCGCCGACTCGCAGGCGATTCCGTTGATCGTCCGCTCGGGCACCTCCCTTGACCTGAAGTACTCGGTCAAGATCGAGGAAATCGACGCCGCCGGCAACGTGACGAAGGACGTCGGCACCGCCACCCGGTCGCTGGACAAGGACTACCTGCCGTTCGTTTCCAAGTCGCCGTTCGCCCTCGCCTGGCCCGGCTCCAAGGACTTCTCCCAGTTGATGGGCGACACCGGCAGCTTCGGCCAGGGCCTCTACAACCCCGCGACCTGGAGCACCGACTTCGCCGCCGCCCCCAAGTACAAGGACGGCGAGACCGCCGGCAACGGCGCCGTGGACAAGTCCGCGGTCCCCGGCGACTGGATCACCGTCAACCGGCTGCCCGAGAAGGGCGCCAACGGCGCCCCGGTCGACCAGACGCAGCGTACGCCCGTCGACGAGCGCGCCTACCGCGACAACCTCGCGACCGGCAAGAAGCCGGCCACGCCGCTGGCCATGGTCTACGGCACCTTCGACCCGGCCAAGGTCCAGGCGGCCGCCGGTGACGTCAACCGCCTGCCGCTTGGCGGCTACGACCCGACGCCGATGACCCTGAGCAAGGACGCCGCGGGCAACGACGCCGGGCAGACCACCCTCAAGCCCTCGCTCAGCGGGACCGGACTGGTCAGCCAGTCGGCCGGCGCCATCACCGACTACTACGGCCTGGCCGCCGCCCGCGGCTACGAGAAGAACGCCTCCGTCATCGACGCCGTGCGTGTCCGCGCCAAGGTGGACGGCACCTGGAAGCAGGCGCAGCCGGAGGTTGAAAAGCTCGCCAACCAGATCCGCGACATGGGCCTGCAGGCCACCGTGGTCGCCGGCTCCGCCCGCGAAGATGCCAACATCTTCGTGCCCGGCTACTCCAAGGACGACGCCGGGAAGGAATCGCCGCTGGGCACCGTGCAGCAGTCCTGGGTCCGCCAGGACGCCGCCGACGCCGTCTCCGGCTCGCTGACCGGCACCAACCTCACGCTCCTCTTCCTGACCCTGTGCGGTTCCGCGCTGCTCACCGGCGCCTCGACCGTCAGCTACGTCCGCAAGCGCCGCCGCGAGGCCGGAACACTGCGGGCCATGGGCTGGACGCAGCGCAAGATCCGGTCCTGGGTCCTGGCAGAATTCGGTGTGGGCGCCGCCCTGCTGGCCGTCGCCGGGATCGCGCTGAGCCTGATCAGCTGGAACCCGGCCACCGCGATCGTCTCCGCTTCGGTCCTGGTCCTGTACTGCGGGGCCGCCTACTTCGCCGCGCAGCAGCTGCGCCACCGCGAGGTCATCGACCAGGAACCGCAGCACGATGAGCGCCTCATCCCGGTCGACTCGCCGCTGACCTTCGCCAGCCGGCAGCTGAGCACGAACAAGTTCAACACCGGCTCGCTGGCCGTCGCCGTCGGCGTCTTCGGTGCCGCCGTGGGCGGGCTCGCAGCACTCCTGATCGACATCCCGCGGGCCGCTGGCGCCAGTGCCCTGAGCGGTCTGGCCGCGGCCAGCGTCGCGCTGCCGAGCATCGTGCTGGGCGTGTCCGGGGTTGCCGTGGGGCTGCTGCTGACCATGGTCACCGGCCGCTTCGAGCTGGGCGCCAAACGCCAGTACCTGGGCACCCTGCAGGCCATGGGCTGGAACCCGGACATGCTGGGCCAGGTCCGCTTCTTCGAAAATGCCATGGTGGGGACCATCGCACTGCCGCTGGGTATCCTCGGCGCCCTGGGCATCAGCCTGCTCCTCGCCCCCTACGCCGCCATCTGGGCCGGAATCGCCGGACTCGTAGCGGTACTTTGCTGGATTCCGATTGCAACGAAAGTGGTCCAATGA
- the ilvN gene encoding acetolactate synthase small subunit → MTRHTLSVLVEDKPGVLTRVASLFARRAFNINSLAVGPTEVPGISRMTVVVDADGELIEQVTKQLNKLINVIKIVELTPESSVQRDHILVKVRADAATRLQVTQAADLFRASVVDVSTESVVIEATGHPDKLTALLSVLEPFGVREIVQSGTLAVGRGSRSMSDRALRSA, encoded by the coding sequence ATGACCCGCCATACACTTTCCGTTCTGGTCGAAGACAAGCCCGGTGTGCTGACCCGCGTCGCCAGCCTCTTCGCCCGCCGCGCCTTCAACATCAACTCCCTGGCCGTCGGCCCGACCGAGGTTCCGGGCATTTCCCGGATGACGGTCGTCGTCGACGCCGACGGCGAGCTGATCGAACAGGTCACGAAGCAGCTGAACAAGCTGATCAACGTGATCAAGATCGTCGAGCTCACCCCCGAATCTTCCGTGCAGCGAGACCACATCCTGGTCAAGGTACGTGCGGATGCCGCAACCCGGCTGCAGGTCACCCAGGCGGCCGACCTGTTCCGCGCTTCCGTGGTCGACGTCTCCACAGAGTCGGTGGTCATCGAGGCCACAGGCCACCCGGACAAACTCACGGCACTGCTTTCGGTGCTGGAACCCTTCGGCGTCCGCGAAATCGTGCAGTCCGGCACCCTGGCCGTCGGCCGCGGGTCCCGCTCCATGAGTGACCGGGCCCTGCGCTCCGCCTAA
- a CDS encoding ABC transporter ATP-binding protein, with translation MTNELNLTRAARNRMPESTGNGGHQTRANTIVKAADHATPLELSNITIHYGGGKGGAEPVNVVDDFNMTLHSGEMHCIAGRSGSGKTSILTVGAGLTLPTSGRVFWEGDSLETMGDDEIADRRRALIGYVDQGGALIDGMSALENVLLPAVPDGEVEQRRDMAKDLLDLVGLGRRMRHRPAQLSGGERQRVAIARALILGTRVLVVDEPTASLDRTSANRIISILKDTTSDGIAVLVASHDHELVRQSDTLTELI, from the coding sequence ATGACTAACGAGCTGAACCTGACCAGGGCGGCCCGAAACCGGATGCCGGAGAGCACCGGGAACGGCGGCCACCAGACCCGAGCCAACACGATCGTGAAGGCCGCGGACCACGCCACGCCGCTGGAACTGAGCAACATCACGATCCACTACGGCGGTGGCAAGGGCGGCGCCGAGCCCGTTAACGTCGTCGACGACTTCAACATGACGCTGCATTCCGGCGAGATGCACTGCATCGCCGGCCGCTCCGGCTCGGGCAAAACCAGCATCCTGACCGTCGGCGCGGGCCTGACGCTGCCGACCTCGGGCCGGGTGTTCTGGGAAGGCGACTCCCTCGAGACCATGGGCGACGACGAGATCGCCGACCGCCGCCGCGCCCTGATCGGCTATGTCGACCAGGGCGGCGCCCTGATCGACGGCATGAGTGCACTCGAGAACGTACTGCTCCCGGCCGTGCCCGACGGCGAGGTCGAACAGCGCCGAGACATGGCCAAGGACCTGCTGGACCTCGTCGGCCTCGGCCGCCGCATGCGCCACCGCCCCGCACAGCTCTCCGGCGGCGAACGCCAGCGCGTTGCGATCGCCCGCGCCCTGATCCTCGGCACCCGGGTGCTGGTGGTGGACGAGCCGACGGCGAGCCTGGACCGCACCTCGGCCAACCGCATCATCAGCATCCTCAAGGACACGACGTCGGACGGCATCGCCGTCCTGGTGGCTTCACATGACCACGAACTCGTCCGCCAGAGCGATACCCTGACCGAACTGATCTAG
- a CDS encoding class F sortase: protein MGIHRTTPRFRVAGSRGLLLSARDIVILAFCALGILTAWLAYGTGSTIADAGAPATAQENGTSASASSPQRRPAASDAATTPAKATAVLPAGATAAAKSAAPATPVLPAASAPRRITFPAAGMDVEVHPLEPGRDATDSRSIEPPETKDGYWLAPFGTPGQGSANTTYVIGHSWLDQDAPFNHLSSQAAPGGLLSVTTAAGVLSYRVDSVTTYTKATLKDSAVWEAVANRLVLISCYTEDPWGRNVVVIASPVPAR from the coding sequence ATGGGCATCCACCGTACGACGCCCCGGTTCCGGGTTGCCGGCAGTCGCGGACTGCTGCTGAGCGCGAGGGACATCGTCATCCTGGCTTTCTGTGCGCTGGGTATCCTGACCGCGTGGCTCGCTTATGGCACCGGCAGCACCATCGCCGACGCCGGGGCTCCCGCCACCGCTCAGGAGAACGGAACCTCGGCGTCGGCGTCGTCCCCCCAAAGGCGGCCGGCCGCATCGGATGCAGCGACGACCCCAGCGAAGGCAACAGCCGTCCTGCCCGCCGGGGCAACCGCGGCCGCCAAGTCGGCCGCACCGGCAACGCCAGTGCTACCAGCCGCTTCCGCCCCGCGCCGGATCACGTTCCCGGCCGCCGGCATGGACGTTGAAGTGCACCCGCTGGAGCCTGGCCGCGACGCTACGGACAGCCGGAGCATCGAGCCGCCGGAGACCAAAGACGGCTACTGGCTGGCACCCTTTGGAACTCCGGGGCAGGGCTCTGCGAACACCACGTACGTCATCGGCCACAGCTGGCTGGACCAGGATGCACCCTTCAACCACCTGAGCTCACAGGCCGCGCCCGGTGGCCTGTTGTCCGTGACCACCGCCGCCGGAGTCCTGAGCTACCGGGTGGATTCGGTCACCACCTACACCAAGGCGACCCTGAAGGACAGCGCTGTCTGGGAAGCTGTTGCCAACCGGCTGGTCCTCATCAGTTGCTACACGGAGGACCCGTGGGGCAGGAATGTGGTGGTGATCGCGTCGCCGGTCCCGGCGCGCTAA
- the ilvC gene encoding ketol-acid reductoisomerase: MTEMFYDDDADLSIIQGRTVAVIGYGSQGHAHALSLRDSGVDVRVGLKEGSKSRAKAEAEGLRVLNVADAVAEADLIMVLTPDQVQRHVYAEDIAPNLQSGDALFFGHGFNIRYGYIKPPADVDVALVAPKGPGHIVRREFEAGRGVPDLIAVEQNPSGKAKELALSYAKAIGGTRAGVIETTFTEETETDLFGEQAVLCGGASQLIMYGFETLTEAGYKPEVAYFEVLHELKLIVDLMVEGGIAKQRWSVSDTAEYGDYVSGPRVITPEVKENMKAVLKDIQDGTFAKRFIDDQDAGAPEFKALRKKGEDHPIEATGRELRKLFSWIKNEDDYTEGSVAR, translated from the coding sequence GTGACTGAAATGTTTTACGACGACGACGCCGACCTGTCGATCATCCAGGGCCGCACCGTCGCCGTCATCGGTTACGGCTCCCAGGGCCACGCCCACGCCCTCAGCCTGCGCGATTCCGGTGTTGACGTCCGCGTCGGCCTGAAGGAAGGCTCCAAGTCCCGCGCCAAGGCCGAGGCCGAGGGCCTGCGCGTGCTCAACGTCGCCGACGCCGTCGCCGAAGCCGACCTGATCATGGTGCTCACCCCGGACCAGGTCCAGCGCCACGTCTACGCCGAGGACATCGCCCCGAACCTGCAGTCCGGCGACGCCCTGTTCTTCGGACACGGTTTCAACATCCGCTACGGCTACATCAAGCCGCCGGCCGACGTCGACGTTGCCCTGGTCGCCCCGAAGGGACCGGGCCACATCGTGCGCCGCGAATTCGAAGCCGGCCGCGGCGTGCCGGACCTGATCGCCGTCGAGCAGAACCCGTCCGGCAAGGCCAAGGAGCTGGCCCTGTCCTACGCCAAGGCGATCGGCGGCACCCGCGCCGGTGTCATCGAGACCACCTTCACCGAAGAGACCGAAACCGACCTCTTCGGCGAGCAGGCCGTCCTGTGCGGCGGCGCCTCCCAGCTGATCATGTACGGCTTCGAGACCCTCACCGAGGCCGGCTACAAGCCCGAGGTGGCCTACTTCGAGGTGCTGCACGAGCTCAAGCTGATCGTTGACCTGATGGTCGAAGGCGGCATCGCCAAGCAGCGCTGGAGCGTCTCGGACACCGCGGAATACGGCGACTACGTCTCCGGCCCCCGCGTCATCACCCCCGAGGTGAAGGAAAACATGAAGGCCGTCCTGAAGGACATCCAGGACGGCACCTTCGCCAAGCGCTTCATCGACGACCAGGACGCCGGAGCCCCCGAGTTCAAGGCCCTTCGCAAGAAGGGCGAAGACCACCCGATCGAGGCCACCGGCCGCGAACTGCGCAAGCTCTTCTCCTGGATCAAGAACGAAGACGACTACACCGAAGGATCAGTAGCCCGCTAA
- the serA gene encoding phosphoglycerate dehydrogenase codes for MTSTKPVVLLAEELSPATVEALGPDFEIRQTDGADRSQLLSAIADVDAILIRSATQVDAEAIAAAKNLKVIARAGVGLDNVDIKAATQAGVMVVNAPTSNIVSAAELTVGHILSLARHIPQASAALKDGEWKRSKYTGTELFEKKIGIIGLGRIGALVAARLKGFDTKILAYDPYITSARAAQLGVQLVTLDELLTQSDFITIHMPKTPETVGMLGAEAFKKMKNTAYVVNVARGGLVDEEALYAALESGEIAGAGVDVFVKEPSTDLPFFKLDNVVVTPHLGASTDEAQEKAGVSVARSVRQALAGELVPDAVNVAGGVIAPDVRPGIPLIEKLGRIFTAMTHASLTQFDVEVAGEISSLDVKVLELAALKGIFADIVTEQVSYVNAPVIAEQRGINVRLITTPDTESYRNVLTLRGALSDGSQISVAGTLTGPKQIQKLVGINGFEVEIPISEHLVVVAYSDRPGVIGTIGHILGMNNINIAGMQVARQAEGGQVLALLTIDSSVPQQVLDAIKAGIGAEMVREVDLED; via the coding sequence GTGACAAGCACCAAACCTGTCGTACTCCTCGCTGAGGAACTTTCGCCCGCCACAGTCGAGGCCCTCGGCCCGGACTTTGAAATCCGCCAGACCGACGGCGCCGACCGTTCCCAGCTGCTCTCCGCGATCGCCGACGTCGACGCGATCCTGATCCGCTCCGCCACCCAGGTGGATGCCGAGGCGATCGCCGCCGCGAAGAACCTCAAGGTGATCGCCCGCGCCGGCGTGGGCCTGGACAACGTGGACATCAAGGCCGCCACCCAGGCGGGCGTAATGGTGGTCAACGCCCCGACGTCGAACATCGTCTCCGCCGCCGAACTCACCGTCGGCCACATCCTCAGCCTGGCCCGGCACATCCCGCAGGCCTCCGCCGCGCTCAAGGACGGCGAGTGGAAGCGCTCCAAGTACACCGGGACCGAGCTGTTCGAGAAGAAGATCGGCATCATCGGCCTCGGCCGGATCGGCGCCCTCGTCGCGGCCCGGCTGAAGGGCTTCGACACCAAGATCCTCGCGTACGACCCGTACATCACCTCGGCCCGCGCCGCCCAGCTCGGCGTCCAGCTGGTGACCCTGGACGAGCTCCTGACCCAGTCGGACTTCATCACGATCCACATGCCGAAGACGCCCGAGACCGTCGGCATGCTCGGCGCAGAGGCGTTCAAGAAGATGAAGAACACCGCCTACGTCGTCAACGTCGCCCGCGGCGGCCTGGTGGACGAGGAAGCCCTCTACGCCGCGCTGGAGTCCGGGGAGATCGCCGGCGCCGGCGTCGACGTTTTCGTCAAGGAGCCCAGCACCGACCTGCCGTTCTTCAAGCTCGACAACGTCGTGGTCACCCCGCACCTGGGCGCCTCCACCGACGAGGCCCAGGAAAAGGCCGGCGTCTCGGTCGCCCGGTCCGTCCGCCAGGCCCTCGCCGGGGAGCTCGTCCCGGACGCCGTGAACGTCGCCGGCGGCGTGATCGCCCCGGACGTGCGCCCCGGCATCCCGCTGATCGAGAAGCTGGGCAGGATCTTCACCGCCATGACCCACGCCTCGCTCACCCAGTTCGACGTCGAGGTGGCCGGCGAGATCTCCTCGCTGGACGTCAAGGTCCTCGAACTGGCCGCCCTCAAGGGCATCTTCGCCGACATCGTGACCGAGCAGGTCTCCTATGTCAACGCCCCCGTGATCGCCGAGCAGCGCGGCATCAACGTCCGGCTCATCACCACGCCGGACACGGAGTCCTACCGCAACGTCCTGACCCTGCGCGGGGCCCTGAGCGACGGCAGCCAGATCTCCGTAGCGGGCACCCTGACCGGACCCAAGCAGATCCAGAAGCTCGTCGGAATCAACGGCTTCGAGGTCGAAATCCCGATCAGCGAACACCTCGTGGTGGTGGCCTACTCGGACCGCCCGGGTGTGATCGGCACGATCGGCCACATCCTCGGCATGAACAACATCAACATCGCCGGCATGCAGGTGGCCCGGCAGGCGGAAGGCGGGCAGGTGCTTGCGCTCCTGACCATCGATAGCTCCGTGCCGCAGCAGGTGCTGGACGCGATCAAGGCCGGAATCGGCGCCGAAATGGTCCGCGAAGTCGACCTCGAGGACTAA
- the metG gene encoding methionine--tRNA ligase — MTPSEKTPFYITTAISYPNGVPHIGHAYEVIATDAMARFKRLDGYDVFFMTGTDEHGLKMQQTAEKEGIPVKELADRNSTAFRRMSDDLGISLSRFIRTTDPDHYEAAKALWQRMEANGDIYLSKYAGWYSVRDERYFVEDETEVRDDGLRYASETGTEVTWTEEESYFFKLSAYQDRLLALYADHPEFGAPHSRFNEVISFVKGGLEDLSISRTSFNWGVPVPGNPDHVMYVWVDALTNYLTGVGFPDTESESFRKYWPADVHVIGKDISRFHAVYWPAFLMSAGLELPKRVMIHGHLHNQGVKMSKSLGNVVAPADWVAQYGLDQVRFFLLREVPFGADGNYSHDAIVGRMNSDLANNFGNLAQRSLSMVAKNCEGAVPVPGGFSAEDAALLGQAKGLLGIARAAFEKQEFSRALEAIWNVLGDTNAYFAEQAPWVLRKTDVERMNTVLYVTLEVLRTVAILAQPVMPAAAGAILDSLGQAEGESREFAALETPIEAGTALPAPSPVFPKYEEPAEA, encoded by the coding sequence GTGACCCCTTCCGAAAAAACCCCGTTCTACATCACGACAGCCATCAGCTACCCCAACGGCGTGCCGCACATTGGCCACGCCTACGAAGTCATCGCCACCGACGCGATGGCGCGATTCAAACGGCTGGACGGCTACGACGTCTTCTTTATGACCGGCACGGACGAGCACGGCCTGAAGATGCAGCAAACGGCGGAAAAGGAAGGCATTCCGGTCAAGGAACTTGCCGACCGCAACTCGACGGCCTTCCGCCGGATGAGCGACGACCTGGGCATTTCGCTGAGCCGGTTCATCCGCACCACGGACCCTGACCACTACGAGGCCGCCAAGGCGCTGTGGCAGCGGATGGAAGCCAACGGCGACATCTACCTCTCCAAGTACGCCGGCTGGTACTCGGTCCGCGACGAACGCTACTTCGTCGAGGACGAGACCGAGGTCCGCGACGACGGGCTCCGCTACGCCTCCGAAACCGGCACCGAGGTGACCTGGACCGAGGAGGAGAGCTACTTCTTCAAGCTCTCCGCCTACCAGGACCGGCTGCTGGCCCTCTACGCGGACCACCCGGAATTCGGCGCGCCGCACAGCCGGTTCAACGAGGTCATCAGCTTCGTCAAGGGCGGCCTTGAGGACCTTTCGATCAGCCGCACTTCCTTCAACTGGGGCGTCCCCGTGCCGGGCAACCCGGACCACGTGATGTACGTCTGGGTGGACGCGCTGACCAACTACCTGACCGGCGTCGGCTTCCCGGACACGGAGTCGGAGAGCTTCCGGAAGTACTGGCCCGCCGACGTCCACGTGATCGGCAAGGACATCTCGCGGTTCCACGCGGTGTACTGGCCCGCGTTCCTGATGTCGGCCGGCCTGGAACTGCCCAAACGGGTGATGATCCACGGCCACCTGCACAACCAGGGCGTCAAGATGTCCAAATCGCTGGGCAACGTGGTGGCGCCGGCCGACTGGGTGGCGCAGTACGGGCTGGACCAGGTGCGCTTCTTCCTGCTCCGTGAAGTGCCGTTCGGCGCCGACGGCAACTACAGCCACGACGCGATTGTTGGCCGGATGAACTCCGACCTGGCGAACAACTTCGGCAACCTTGCCCAGCGCTCCCTGTCCATGGTGGCGAAGAACTGCGAAGGCGCCGTCCCCGTTCCCGGTGGATTCTCCGCCGAGGACGCCGCGCTGCTCGGCCAGGCCAAGGGCCTGCTGGGCATTGCCCGCGCAGCATTCGAAAAGCAGGAGTTCAGCCGCGCGCTCGAGGCGATCTGGAACGTCCTCGGCGACACCAACGCCTACTTCGCGGAGCAGGCCCCGTGGGTGCTGCGCAAAACCGACGTCGAACGCATGAACACGGTCCTGTACGTGACCCTTGAGGTGCTCCGGACCGTCGCTATCCTGGCGCAGCCGGTGATGCCGGCGGCTGCCGGAGCCATCCTCGACAGCCTGGGCCAGGCCGAGGGGGAGTCCCGCGAGTTCGCCGCCCTGGAGACCCCGATTGAGGCCGGTACCGCACTGCCAGCACCTTCGCCGGTGTTCCCCAAGTACGAGGAACCCGCAGAAGCTTGA
- a CDS encoding acetolactate synthase large subunit, with protein MSKGSPISPSLMATKSAGAHKAPERIERPADAGVEHAAASPVLGPNNVVPPTVMTGSQAIVRALEELGVEDIFGLPGGAILPTYDPLMASKMNHILVRHEQGAGHAAQGYAMVTGRVGVCIATSGPGATNLVTAIMDAHMDSVPMVAITGQVSSGVIGTDAFQEADIVGITMPITKHSFLVTDPNDIPHVMAEAFHLASTGRPGPVLVDVAKDAQQGQMTFSWPPKIDLPGYRPVLRGHSKQVREAARLIAAASKPVLYVGGGVVKAHASAELRELAELSGAPVVTTLMARGVFPDSHPQHVGMPGMHGAVSAVTALQQSDLLITLGARFDDRVTGILKSFAPNAKVIHADIDPAEISKNRTADVPIVGSVKEIIPELSEALRQQFETAGTPDLTNWWAFLNNLKETYPLGWTEPEDGLSAPQRVIERIGALTGPEGVYVAGVGQHQMWASQFIKYERPHAWLNSGGAGTMGYAVPAAMGAKVGEPDRVVWAIDGDGCFQMTNQELATCAINKIPIKVAVINNSSLGMVRQWQTLFYEGRYSNTDLNTGHDTVRIPDFVKLADAYGCAAFRCERDEDIDATIQQALAINDRPVVIDFVVSPNSMVWPMVPAGVSNDQIQVARNMTPDWEEED; from the coding sequence ATGAGCAAAGGATCGCCGATCAGCCCCTCGCTGATGGCCACAAAGTCCGCTGGAGCCCACAAGGCTCCGGAACGCATCGAACGACCGGCCGACGCCGGCGTCGAGCATGCTGCTGCCTCTCCCGTCCTTGGGCCGAACAACGTCGTACCCCCGACGGTGATGACCGGCTCGCAAGCAATCGTCCGCGCGCTCGAAGAACTCGGCGTCGAGGACATTTTCGGTTTGCCCGGTGGCGCGATCCTGCCCACCTATGACCCCTTGATGGCCTCCAAAATGAACCACATTCTGGTCCGTCACGAACAGGGAGCCGGCCACGCCGCGCAAGGCTATGCCATGGTCACCGGACGGGTGGGCGTCTGCATCGCCACCTCGGGCCCCGGGGCCACCAACCTCGTTACCGCCATCATGGACGCCCACATGGACTCCGTGCCGATGGTGGCCATCACCGGCCAGGTCTCCAGCGGAGTCATTGGCACCGACGCGTTCCAGGAAGCGGACATCGTCGGCATTACCATGCCGATCACCAAGCACTCGTTCCTGGTGACCGACCCGAACGACATCCCGCACGTGATGGCCGAGGCGTTCCACCTGGCCTCGACCGGCCGCCCGGGCCCCGTCCTCGTCGACGTGGCCAAGGATGCCCAGCAGGGCCAGATGACCTTCTCCTGGCCGCCCAAGATCGACCTCCCCGGTTACCGCCCGGTGCTCCGTGGCCACAGTAAGCAGGTCCGTGAGGCAGCCCGGCTGATCGCGGCCGCCAGCAAGCCGGTGCTCTACGTCGGCGGCGGCGTGGTCAAGGCCCACGCGTCCGCCGAGCTGCGGGAACTGGCCGAGCTCTCCGGTGCCCCGGTGGTCACCACGCTGATGGCCCGGGGCGTCTTCCCGGATTCCCACCCGCAGCACGTGGGCATGCCGGGCATGCATGGCGCCGTGTCCGCCGTGACCGCGCTGCAGCAGTCGGATCTGCTGATCACCCTGGGCGCGCGTTTCGATGACCGGGTCACCGGCATCCTGAAGTCCTTCGCCCCGAACGCCAAGGTCATCCACGCGGACATCGACCCGGCGGAGATCTCCAAGAACCGCACCGCCGACGTGCCGATCGTGGGTTCGGTCAAGGAGATCATCCCGGAGCTCAGCGAGGCACTGCGCCAGCAGTTCGAAACCGCCGGAACCCCGGACCTGACCAACTGGTGGGCCTTCCTGAACAACCTCAAGGAGACCTACCCGCTGGGCTGGACCGAACCCGAGGACGGCCTGAGCGCCCCGCAGCGCGTGATCGAACGGATTGGTGCCCTCACCGGGCCGGAGGGCGTCTACGTCGCCGGCGTCGGACAGCACCAGATGTGGGCCTCGCAGTTCATCAAGTACGAACGCCCGCACGCCTGGCTGAACTCCGGCGGCGCAGGCACCATGGGCTACGCCGTGCCGGCCGCCATGGGCGCCAAGGTGGGCGAACCTGACCGGGTGGTCTGGGCGATCGACGGCGACGGCTGCTTCCAGATGACCAACCAGGAGCTGGCCACCTGTGCGATCAACAAGATCCCGATCAAGGTCGCTGTGATCAACAACTCCTCGCTGGGCATGGTGCGCCAGTGGCAGACCCTGTTCTACGAGGGCCGCTATTCCAACACCGACCTCAACACCGGGCACGACACCGTACGGATCCCGGACTTCGTCAAGCTCGCGGACGCTTACGGCTGCGCCGCCTTCCGCTGCGAACGCGACGAGGACATCGACGCCACCATCCAGCAGGCCCTGGCGATCAACGACCGCCCGGTGGTCATCGATTTCGTCGTAAGCCCCAACTCCATGGTGTGGCCGATGGTCCCCGCCGGAGTCAGCAACGACCAGATCCAGGTTGCCCGCAACATGACCCCGGACTGGGAAGAAGAGGACTGA